The Rosa rugosa chromosome 3, drRosRugo1.1, whole genome shotgun sequence sequence GAATGGGGTACTTCACTTAAAGCATTGGACAGAAGACCGAAGCTGTGCTAAACACAATTGTTTAAGCTCTAGGAATGATGTCAAACAATTGGAATATATCAGGTACAAGGAGTTACAGCTACCTGAATTGCAGCAGCTTTCCAAAGAGTCTCTATCTCCTGTGCAAGCTCTTTAGTTAGACATGGATAATCCAATCTGCCCCCTATTTTTGATAGTTTCTCTCCAATTTCCTGATAAAAGGAACCAAACTTTTTACTTAGCAAACAAGCACTTCTCTTCAAACACAGTATGGCAAGCAGGAATCTTAAAAGGACAAAATTCATAAATTGGCTGTAAGGATAAATCATATGTTAAAAACAGTGAAACTTTCACCATTTGTACagtaaataaaaagataaaaccTGATAAGGCAGTTTAGTAAACTATGAAATGATGAGATCAAACCTGATTTTCACTAGATATTTCATATGTTTCACTGTCATTCTGAGCAAGCTCCTTTGACCCATCATACAATATCTGTTCAACCACATCATGCATACATTAAATACAGGACTAACATTCATCTTCTTTTGCACCAAAGAAGAGTGCTTGCAGGAAAACTATGCTTTCTGCTATAAAGAGCTCACACTAATATTCTTTGTATTATGCAGAAAGGGAAATAACCAACACACCCTTTCAAGTATTGCGTACTTTTATGGTCTGATACACATTGGCATGTATGACTGATATGTAGCTCTTGAGTTCTGCATCATCGAAGCCGGTTTGAAACAAAAGCTTTATCTGCAAATAAACCATAtttaatatttttgttttagtaaacaaaatttataaaatctTAAACAGAGAAACATGTACAATATCTTACCTGCTTGAAGATTGTGGACTTCCCTGACTCCCCAGCACCTTAAAACAATAGAATGATCACATTACTTATAGAACAAAGTTTAGCCTTTACTACggattttaaaaaattaaatatatcTAAACTGGAACGTGAgaaaggaaaaggaacgaaCGTAGTTTTTATATGTGGAAAACATTACATATAAATTTATGTTTATTACTAGCAATAGCATTAGAAGATAAAACAGTACTCGACACCTCTTGGTCATAAAGATTCTAGTTTTCAACCATAACAAACTCAAACTGTTGAGAGCATGATGTTCTGCATGCAAATCTTAAAAAGGTAGGCAGAACATTATATATACCTAGTAAGAGAAGTTTCTGGATATGTTTTTCAGCCTTCGTTTCTTGTTCAATTCTCCTTTCAATTTCTGCAGTCTGGATGCAAGGCATCAACAATAAATTAGATGCTGATAAAAGATTCAAAGAACGATAATTAAAACATCATCGACCTGAAAGAATCTTGTTCGAAACAaatgaaatatttaaaaaaaaaaaaaaaaaaaaagcaaagctGCTCTGGCAACACTTGATCAATGAGATAACAAAATTTGAATTATCATGCAGAATCCACCTGTGCATTCTCTTCATTGTCCGCTTCATTGTAATGCTGGTTTTTGCTGCAGAGTGAGCCCATATTTTCTAATACAATAGACAGCATAGAAGATGCACAAGTCAAGCTCAATACCGTCTTATATGTATCTCCAATTCCCTTCTGTAATGTTCATACATAATGTGTTTCAAATGCACCTAATCACAAAGCTAAATATGTCAAGGAGCAATAAAGATAATCTCACACTTCCCTGAATAGAAAAACCATTGGCCCCAGAACAAAACATTACAAGTAAAAAGCACAGTGCCTGGGCAAGAATTCGTTATGAGCTAAAGTGATAAGAGTTTCTATTGATTCTAAGTCGGGCAAACTACAAAAACATGATGCAAACCACAAAATACTAGTTAATCAGTGAGGCTCAGATTTGTATTTGGCTTTTCACACTTCCTATAAATTTAGAAATACATATTAATTAATATGTAGAATTTGCCCTAAATAGACAAACCCAAAACGCTATTCCATCAACCCAGTTCCTAATTCTTGACAATTTAATTTTCccatcaacaacaaaaaaaaaaaaaaaacactcacaGTTCCAGAAATATTAGGACTAGCCCATgaaacaaaatcactaaaaaaaaaaacaagcccAGAATGCCATCCAAGCAACCCAGTAactcaatcaagaaacaagagaGAATCCAAAACCTCCTGATCTAGCAACAACACCAGAGATCTGCTCAGAACCTGAAATGAGCTAAAGTAAGAAAGTTTAcctgcagagaaaagaaaatgggccTTGGTTGAATCGCCCGAGGAGGAGTTGGCTTTGGCCTTTGTGTGTTGAAACGTCGGATACTGGGGTAGGTTATATACAAAAACCAATGTAGAGGGTGTTTGAGAGTCCGTGTGTATATATAATAGTGTGTGGATAGTTGGGAAGAAATCGAAACGGGGGAATTCAAGTGTTGGCTAAATCTGGaaataagaagaaagaaaagaaagaaagtaaaCAAAGAGCGCCGAAAGCTGCAAGAGCCAGCCTATTGTTTCTTCTTGGCTGCTCACTTTCAGTCAAAGATGGAGAAAGAAAAGACAGGaccccaaaataaaaaaatgaaactatatttatttatatacttattagaaaaaaaaaaaaataataataatattatctTCTTGGGACAATCCACGGTCTGTGTCTGAGACTATATACGCTTTTGACTGCCCTTGTGTATTGTACGTAGTACTGATGAGTCTTCTAGTTCTTGGGGTGCATCTGCCCAAAACATTGCCAGGTTGTGCCACCATATGGTGGGTCATCTGCTCCTCCTTCCCCTACTCCCATCTTTGTCCTTGTCTTTGTCCTCCCAAACACTGGCGGTGATGACAGTTTAGCTTCCGGGACCTTCCATGTTCTTCAATGTGATTCCTTTTCTCGAGTCACCTTATATCGGGTTAGGGACGAATTTaacaactttttttcttttctttttttcatgtAATAAGATAATCAGTTTGACAACGGATTTAAAGTTTGGAGGATTTATTGAAGAATTCTGCACACTCGATGACATTTTCTGCTCTTGCATTCTCGATATCACATCCTCCATCCTCTTACGTAAGTTCagatttcatatttttaataaatacTTATGAAATAtgtaaaatgtaattaaaatctcaatcaagttaattttttttatctcacaaaaaaaaaatctcaatcaAGTTACCAAAGACAAAGAATGAAATAATTAGAAACTATAAATTCCTTTCGAAAGAGAAATTAGAAACTATAAATAGATATCAGCCCAACTTATAATACGAGCCAATAAGACAGTCCAACCGAGCTTAGAAAAGGAATCTAATACCAGTCCAGCTCGGAAAATGGATATAATACCAGCGCAGCACACCCATTCAAATCCACAGCCCAGCCCAAAACCTCCCTCTCCCCCCCAATGTCCCAGCCTAACAGCAAGTTACAGTTCCAGACTCGATCAGTCCTCGCACAAGAAGTTTTGTACAATGTTGTTGAACTGTACAGCATCTTCAATCTGGGGAATGTGTGATGTGTTCTTGATCACCTCCAGTCTCGCTTTTGTCCCCAGAAGTCTGCAATCACAAGAAGCGAAACAGGTTTCGGGGTATGATTGATCAATAACAAGTAACATGATAACATACATCTCCAAGCAATTAAATTGATCGAAAAATAGTACATACTGCTTCAGCTCAGTAGCCATCTCCAGAGGAAATATCTGGTCGTTTTCTCCCCACACTATCAAAACCTCCTACATTATACAGCCCAGCCCAAGTAGCAACTTAGCATTGCAAATCAAAATCACTATTATAGTTACTTAAACCATAGAATTACCGGGTTGCTAATAATACCTTATCATGAAGAGGAGATATGTTTGCTTTGTCATCTCTTCCAATTGTCACTCCCTTCAAAAGTTCCatcttctccttccttttatCCGAGTACAATTTCTACATTCGTAAACAAATCCAATACAATTCGGATGAATCTCGAAACAATATACCGACATATCAAGTAGACATTTTTCATCGGAGAAGTTTTACTGCTGTAAAAAGATGATCTTAATTATCACATGAAAAGAGACAATGTAATGTTGATTCAACCTCTAtgaaaatacatatatatatacctgtACGAAGTCATTCATGAAAAATTGGGGGATCATGTCAAGTTTCTTGAACATGGCGAGAGCCATCAACTTGTGGAGCTGCGCGGCGGTGGCCGGAAGCATGAGGTCCTCAATTTTGTCGACGTCAGCTCTGTTGAGCAGTGCCTCGCTATCTCTCCGTCTCATGTTGACCCCTGAGCTGGCGATCACCACCTTCTCGACTCTCTCCGGCCACGTCCTCGCCAAGTGGTGCGCCACGAACCCGCCGTAGCTGGTCCCCACCACGCTGAACCTCTCCACGCCCAGCTTCTCCAGCAGCTTTGCCACCGAGGCCGCCTGAAACGTTTCGGCCCGGTTCGGTGACGTGGTGGTCGAGCCGCCGAAGAAGACCAGATCGGGGACGTAGACGTTGAATATGGGACAGAAGAACTGGACCTGCTTCCGCCACTGCCACATGGCGGCAGGTCCGAAGCCGTGGATGAGGACCAAGGAGGgcttttggttttggttggGGCTAGTTTGGTAATTCGGGTTGGGGCCCCAGAAGTGGAGGGTGGTGTCGTCGTCGATCTTCATAGACTGCTGCGAGAGGCCGGAGGCGGCGAAGCAGCGGCGGACGTAGATGCCCCACAGGGTTACGGGGCTGAGGAACGAGGGCAGAATCGTCATTTTATGATCAGTGGAGGGAGAAGACTATATGGGAAAGTGATGGAATGGGATCACACTGATCGATCAATGGTCTCCTGTTTTTGCGTTtggtttttctttctcttttaccCTAATTTTGGAAACAAAGAGTGAAATGCGTGTGGGCGTGAGAAATTGATATACTTAATTTGCGGATGGGGGTTGGTTTCGGTAGATAAACTGTGCCCAACTTTCACCAACCTCTTTGCTTCTTCTATAGGGTCCTtgactaagagcaactccaacagattccctatattttgatttttctctactttagggaaaaataagcctcttttgctccaacagattctctataactatccctattttagggaaagtgaggaaagagaaaaccaaattccctatatttacagcaaactctaaaattttaaggaagaatatggagattttagagatcgttgtaaaatagagaatctgttggagttggagaagaaaaagaggctaaagctttgacttttgcttccctataatacagaaattataaggaagctgttggagttgctctaaacgCACAAAAATGAgcaaaagttatcccacttactccagtaatagatttttattccccctaacccaatttaaagagaaatgactattctaccctcagcttaattaatgaattacacaGTGCCACTGACTAATCTTCTCTcatctcgatctctctctctctccacccgACTGACCTCTGACTCCGGCGACATTCCAGTCCCTCCGGCAATCCACCCAGGCCCTGCCACGTTCGCCTAGCCCCTGCTAGACCCAGCCCTTCCGGGGTCTGCCGTTCGACGTTCGGTGTTCGACCCAGGCGCACTAGACCCAGCCCCTCCGGCGTTCGATGCTCGGCCCAGGCCCTCCGACGCTCGATCCAGCCCCTCCAGTGCTCGACCAACGCTCTCCGGCACTGGACCAAAGTTCTCCGGCGCTGGACCAAAGTTCTCTGGCGCTGGTGGCGGAGGAGAACGATGATTAGGTGCCCAGATCAATTTCGTtctttattgcccctctattaaggggcaatagactattgcgTCTATTCGGAAAATTCCGGCGggcggcgaccggtgacgggactccggcggccggtgacgggctcaggcgaagtctcctatggtttctctctcttccattttttctctctctctctctctctaagtaacaaaggggtgagggtaaaatggtattaaaaaaaaataaaaaacaaaaaaaaaacttaatgggtattagagaagacctccttaaagtgttttgggtaagagtgAATTAAAAAAgggccaatgataaaagaggtcattttaaagtgctttattataattcaaacaccacaaatgtctccatgataattaaggtcactcCTTAACAACCTACCACTATAGttcaatttaattacaaaaattgtCACTggcatctctctttctctctctccccctcccgtTACCCAGGCTCGTCTAACCCTTATTCGAATCTCTCGACCTTTgccaaaatctctctctctctctctctcaaattctttgCATCTGGATTATCTGTTCGTTCGTGAAGCTCAGAAATCGATAGCTTCCTCGTCCTTGAGACATTCGTCGACGACAACGGCAGCGGTGAACAATGGTGAAGCTGGAAGTTCCGAGAGGCAACAACTCCATCTCGCTCGGTAAACGACGTCGTCTGTTGGTTCCAAGCCGGCGTCTTGCTCGACTTCATGGCTGAAAGAGGAGGAGGTGTCGTTGTTGAGCGTGGAGGCTTCTACAGCGGATTCGGAGACCGTTGACGTGGAGGCGACCATGGTCGCGGCCTGAGGATCATGAAGATCATGCCAGTTCAGAAGCAGACCCCTGCCGATTAGAGGACTCGCTTCTTCTGGTAAGTAACGATCTCTCGCTCATATCGTGGTCATGGATATCTTAGTTGTTGTTCATAGTTGAACGATTGCTAATTCAATTGAATTTTGGttgaagaaaccctagattaTCATGATTAATTGCTAGGCGTCTAGTTTTGTATGACTGAGATGAGGAGATTGTCAATAGTTTGGTGAATTTGGAGTCTGAATATTATAGTGTTTGATGTGAGTGTTAGACGAGGAACGTGCTTAGCATTAGATATAACGTCTGCTATATGAGAAAGTAATTGATCAATTTGGATCTTTAATGGTGGGTGGAACTCTATTCCATACCATATAGATCTGGGTCTTACTATATATGAGTAGAGTATCCAGATTTGTTAGATTAATCAATTCATTATCATAAATTTGCAGCGATGTGTGCCAAAAGGATGTCCTAGTGGCGCTCATAAGCTTTCACAATTGTAGCCTTGATGCCAAAATCAAGACCAACATAGGTGAGTTTGGATTCGTTATATGTTTCTCAATTCAATTTGCCTGTGAATCTGTGAGTGTTGCTTTAAGTTTGCTTATATTATGTTCAGAAGTTTGAATTTGATATTCCAAATTTGAGTAAAGTAGCAAACGCTCTTTGAAGTTGTTCTCAGATCTTCTCTTTTATGATTGTTCCAATTGGGCCTTTCATTTATGCGTCGAAATTCATGCTTGCAAGTTAGAATGGGATTGATGTACTTTTTCTAGAAAAGATCGATCTTTGGTTGGGTCACTTTGGGTATGTAGAATAATGAAAAACATGACAAGTTCTTCGCAAGTAAAGTAGGAATTGAAGAACATCAGTCAGTGGATTTGAGCTCGAGTTTTATGCTAGTGTCATTTGTCAGTAAGGACTAAGGAATATGTTTCACCTTTACAATGTGTGTACTGCACTTGTACTTACAAAAATCATTACGGATTTGAGCTCGAGTTTTACAGATGTTTCACCTTTAATTGATCTGTGTTGGTTTTTTGCAGGGGACGATTACAAGATTAAAGTTTGGAACTACAAGATGCATAGATGTCTTTTTACTCTTCTCGGGCATCTAGATTATATTCGTCCCGTGCAATCTCACTTTTTTTATGCTTGAAGCTTTGTTGAAAGATTTGTACAATTATGTAAGTTTTATAATGGTCTATGCTACATGTGCTCTATGCACTATAGTCATTCTCATTAAGGTTTATGAACCATTCTTTTGAAGGCAATGATTTCTTATTCTTGGTCCCCATACAGAGGATTTCTTGCCAAAtcattgttaacctcaagtcactgtcaatgacttggctactgacagttacttggtcagtgacatggtcagttacttagttagtgacatgtgattaacagtgacttggctatcaacttgtgacttggctactgacagttacttggtcagtaacatggtcagttacttagttagtgacatgtgattaacagtgacttgactatCAACTtatgacttggctactgacagttacttggtcagtgacatggtcagttacttagttagtgacatgtgattaacagtgacttgactattaacttgtgactgtcagtgacatgtaatgtgacatggtcagttacttagttagtgacatgtgattaacagtgacttggctatcaacttgtgacttagctagtgacattgtcagtgacatgtaatgtgacatggtcagttacttagttaatgatatgtgattaacagtgacttggttatcaacttgtgacttggctactgacagttacttggtcagtgacatggtcagttacttagttagtgacatgtgattaacagtgacttagctattaacttgtgacttggctactaacagttacttggtcagtgacatggtcaattacttagttagtgacatgtgattaacagtgacatggtcagttacttagttagtgacata is a genomic window containing:
- the LOC133736773 gene encoding uncharacterized protein LOC133736773, producing MTILPSFLSPVTLWGIYVRRCFAASGLSQQSMKIDDDTTLHFWGPNPNYQTSPNQNQKPSLVLIHGFGPAAMWQWRKQVQFFCPIFNVYVPDLVFFGGSTTTSPNRAETFQAASVAKLLEKLGVERFSVVGTSYGGFVAHHLARTWPERVEKVVIASSGVNMRRRDSEALLNRADVDKIEDLMLPATAAQLHKLMALAMFKKLDMIPQFFMNDFVQKLYSDKRKEKMELLKGVTIGRDDKANISPLHDKEVLIVWGENDQIFPLEMATELKQLLGTKARLEVIKNTSHIPQIEDAVQFNNIVQNFLCED